GCCTAAATAAAACCTGCCGTTTAGATAAATCGCATTGCCAAAGCCCGTACCCACGTAAAAACCCAGGATATTTTCTAGTCCCTGCAGGCCGCACTGATGGATATCCCACTGAAGCAGAAAATTCACATCCCGCTCCAGAAATACCGGCAACCCCAGCCGCGCCGACAGCGGGCCCGGGATCTCCAAATCGTCAAACCCCGGCAGGTTGGGCGTAGAATACACCCTTTGCCGGTCCCGGCTGATGCTGGAAGGCAGCCCGATAGCCACTGCCTCCGGCATAGTCCCCTGCCGCGCAACGTAATCCGCAATGCTGCTTTGCAGCGCGCCGATCGGGTCCCCCGTCGCCAGGACGGCGCTGGGCTGCACCTGCAACCCTTCTACCTGGCCCTGCCGGTCCACCAGCCCCAGGCGCAAGTTCGTCCCGCCAATGTCGATCCCCAGGACCTGCGGGCCGTTCATACCCCCGTCTCCCCGGCAAACTGCGCGCACATCTTATCCCAGGCCGCGGGCAGGCTGGCGTCCAGCCCAAAAAGGCCGGAGGATCCCAGAATAAACACCTGCGCGCCCGCCGCGTACAGTTCCCTATAGGTACGCACGTTGCACGAGCCATCCACTTCGATCTTATAGGTATAACCCCTTTCCGCCTTTAATCGCGCGGCAAGGGCGATCTTATCCAGCATCTCGCGGATAAAGGGCTGGCCCGCAAAACCGGGGTCCACCGTCATAATGGTCAGCTTATCCACCAGGTGCAGGTAGCTCTCCAGCATGCCCAGCGGCGTCGCCGGACTGACCGCAACGCCTACCTTACAGCCGGCATCGCGGATCGCGCCAATCATCCGAAAGGCCTGGTTGCAAAGGGTCTCCGCATGCGGGGTGATATAGCCCGCCCCGGCCTTTGCCAAGCTCTCCACATAATCCTCCGGGTTCGTCACCATCAGGTGGCAATCGATGGGCTTTGCCGCGATCCTGCTCAGCGCCCGCACAAAGTCCGGCGAGAGCGTGATGTTTTTGACGAAGTGCCCGTCCATAATATCCACATGGTAGAAATCCGCCTTGCCGTTTAAAAAGGCCACCTGTTCTTTTAATTCCAACAGATCCATGCACATCAGCGATGGAGAAAATTCCGCTTTGGCCATCTTAATCCTTCCCCTTCCTTGCGCGCCGCGCCTCTAGGCAAAAGTATAGCGGGCGCCGCTTTGGCCTGTCAAGCGTAGTGCGCGTCAGGGCCCAAAATCGCCCAAATAGGGCGCGTTTGGCCGATATTGGGTGATGAAAAATTCCTGGGCGGTATGTTATACTAAAAAAGATATGAATTTTAAAAGGGGGAATCTTCTTGTCACCGGACCCTATATGGAGTCAACTTTTACTGCAAGTCGTACTGATCGCACTCAATGCCTTTTTTGCCGCCACGGAGATCGCCGTGATCTCTTTGAACGAAAACAAGCTGCGCCACCAGGCGGAGCAAGGCGATAAAAAGGCCAAACAGATGCTGCGCATGGTGCAAACGCCTGCCGGCTTTCTTTCCACGATCCAAATCGGCATTACGCTGGCCGGTTTCTTAGCCAGCGCCTTTGCCGCAGAAAACTTTTCCGATAAGCTCGTCCAGTTTCTTGTAAAGGATTGCGGCTTTACCGTCCTTCCTGAGCAGACGTTGGACGTCATTTCGATTATCGTCATCACCTTGATCCTTTCCTATTTTACGCTGGTGCTGGGCGAGCTGGTACCCAAGCGCGTGGCGATGAAGCGCTCCGAAAAGGTGGCGCGCGCCGCCAGCGGCGTGATCCACTTTCTCTCCGTGGTCATGAAGCCCATCGTCTGGCTGCTCAGCGTTTCTACCAACGGCGTGCTGCGCCTGATGCGCATTGACCCCGCCGAGAAGGAAGAAGCC
Above is a genomic segment from Luoshenia tenuis containing:
- the alsE gene encoding D-allulose 6-phosphate 3-epimerase, which translates into the protein MAKAEFSPSLMCMDLLELKEQVAFLNGKADFYHVDIMDGHFVKNITLSPDFVRALSRIAAKPIDCHLMVTNPEDYVESLAKAGAGYITPHAETLCNQAFRMIGAIRDAGCKVGVAVSPATPLGMLESYLHLVDKLTIMTVDPGFAGQPFIREMLDKIALAARLKAERGYTYKIEVDGSCNVRTYRELYAAGAQVFILGSSGLFGLDASLPAAWDKMCAQFAGETGV
- the alsK gene encoding allose kinase, giving the protein MNGPQVLGIDIGGTNLRLGLVDRQGQVEGLQVQPSAVLATGDPIGALQSSIADYVARQGTMPEAVAIGLPSSISRDRQRVYSTPNLPGFDDLEIPGPLSARLGLPVFLERDVNFLLQWDIHQCGLQGLENILGFYVGTGFGNAIYLNGRFYLGKNGVAGELGHIPLYGVEEACPCGNTGCAEVRCSGRALQKLAARHYPGEEMGQLFLRHGQEAPLRQFIQELALPVATEVTLLDPDAVILAGGVVAMPDFPKEMFLDEVLHRVRKPYPAQGLRVLFPEHSKRSGVAGAGLYAFERLQNR